The nucleotide window CAACCGGTTCACGCTGGTTGACCGAAGCGCACTTCCGCTCATCGAAGAGGCAGTGGAGCGGGGAATGGGTGTGTTCAACGCTGCCCCCTTCGGCGGTGGACTCCTCGCCCGCGGGTCAGCCAGCGGTGCCACCTACGCCTACACCGATTCGCCGCCGGAACTACTCGAATGGGTTGCCCGGGTCGAGAATCTCTGTACCGAACACGGAATCGACCTCCCGACGGCGGCACTCCACTTCTCCCTGCGCTCACCTCTGGTTGACTCCACCATCGTCGGCATCTCATCAGCGAAGCGCATCGACCAGCTCGAACAAGCGCGGCAAACGGAAGTGCCGCCGTCGTTCTGGGAGGATTTGGACAACCTGGGCACACCGCCGTCGAACATCACCGACTGACCTGTCGGCCCGTGAACTTCGCGGCTACAGCGGATGGCACCCGTCTGGCTTGGCGGTCGGACGGCTCCGGAAGTCCGCTGCTGCTCATTGCCGGCCAGGCCACGGCGCTGACAGGCTGGGAACCGATCGTTCCCAGCCTGGCCGAGACATTCCAGGTCATCCGCTTTGACCATCGAGGGGTCGGCACAAGCGACGACGGCCCCACCGGACACCTCAGAACCAGGGACTTCGCCGCCGATGCCCTGGCCATCCTCGACGCCGCCGGTGTGGAACGGGCACACATTTATGGGCACTCGATGGGCGGCCGCGTTGCGCAGTGGCTCGCGATCGACCATCCGGACCGGGTGGGCGCCCTCATTCTCGCAGCCACCTCCGCGGGCGGATTCCTTGGGAAGAACCGTGATCCCGATGCCACCCGGGCGCTCACCAGCGGAGACCCAGCCCAGCTTGAACCGCTCTTCTTCGACGCGGACTGGGCAGCCGCGCACAGCTCGGCCGTGCGGACCTTCTTCACGTCACGCGCATCGAAGCAGGCCAAACGCCGGCACTTCCGTGCAAGCACAGAGCACGACGCGCGGAACCTCCTGGGCTCCGTTCAGGCGCCGACGCTCATCCTTCATGGCACGAACGATCCGCTCACCCCGCTGGACAACGCGCTGGCCCTTCGTGAACTCATTCCGCACTCCATGCTGGTCAAGATCGTGAATGGACGGCACGGCTTCCACCTCGACCACCCCGAAACGGTCGATTGGATCCGACGGTTCGTCGCCCGCAAGGCACCGCATCTCTAGCGTGGCTGGATCTTAACTATCGGCCGTAAACCTGCCACACTGGGTGCATGCTGAAGAAAGTCGTCGTCGTCGCGCTTCCGGGAGTGACGCCCTTCGAGTTCGGGGTCGCGTGCGAGGTGTTCGGTGTTGACCGCTCCACGCGCGGCGTGGGCATACCGGCCTTCGACTTCTCGATCTGCACGCCCTCACCTGGCCTCGTTCCCACGGGCCTGGGTTTCTCCATTTCCGTGGAGCAGGACCTCGCAGCTCTCGAAACAGCGGATCTGGTGATCATGCCGCCGTTCGGAATCGATGCACCGGGACAACAGGAAGTGCACGCGGCCCTTCAGGCGGCCCACCAGCGCGGAGCCTGGGTCCTGTCGGTCTGCAGCGGAGCCTTCGCGTTGGCGGAAGCGGGACTCCTCAACGGCCGCCGGGCAACCACGCACTGGCTCCACGCCCATCGGCTGGCCGAGCAATACCCGGAGATCCACGTTGACGAAAATGTGCTCTACGTCCAGGACGGCACCATCATCACCAGCGCCGGAACAGCCGCGGGAATCGACGCCTGCCTACACCTGGTGCGCACCGAACTGGGAGCCGCCGCGGCCACGAGCATCGCCCGTTCCATGGTGGTCCCGCCCCACCGCGCCGGCGGGCAGGCCCAGTACATCGACCGTCCCATCTCCGTGGCACAGTGCGACACCCTCGAGGACATCCTCGTCTGGATGGACGAACACCTCGACGAGGAACACTCCGTCAGCGCCCTCGCGGCCCGCGCCCACATGTCGGAACGAACCTTCGCACGACGCTTCAAGGCGGAAACGGGCACGACGCCGGCGGCCTGGCTCACAGCGCAACGGATCCTTCGCGCGCAGACCCTGCTGGAGGAATCCGACCTCGGGATCGAAACCATCGCCCGCGAGACCGGCTTCGGGCAGGCGGTACTCCTGCGCCATCACTTCCAGCGTGCACTTGGCACGTCACCGGCCGCTTATCGGAGAACATTCCGCGGGCATCCGGCGCCTGCGCAGAATCCTGACGCCCGTAACCTGCAGCCCGCCTGAGAAGGAGCCCCTCATGCCACACTCCAATGATCCAGCCACCATCAAGCGGCTCCTGACCACCCCTGCGCGCTGGGCCGTCGTCGGGCTTTCGAACAATCCGCGGCGGGCCGCAATGGGGGTTTCGCGCTTTTTGATCGACCAACTCGGAATGGACGTTGTTCCGGTCAGCCTGAAAGGCGACGACGTCTATGGCCGCACCGGCTACAAGCGGTTGGCCGACGTGCCGGGGGAGATCGACGTCGTCGACTGCTTCGTGAACAGCCAACGGGTGGGCGCAGTAGTCGATGATGCGATCGCAGTGGGCGCCAAGGCGGTCTGGTTGCAGCTCGGAGTGATCGACGAGGCGGCAGCCCAGCGTGCGGCGGATGCCGGACTGGAGGTTGTCATGAACACCTGCCCCGCCATCGAGGCGCCGAAGCTGGGGCTGTAAGCAGGAAGACCCAGCGTCACATGCGCTGGTAGCGGGACCGCACAATCATGAAGACGCCATAGGCAATCAGCCCCAGCGCAACGGCACCGAGGATCCACACCCCGAAGGGCTGCTCCTGAAGTGATTTCAGTGCGCCGTCCAGCCCCGTGGACTCCTCCGGATTGTTCCGCACCGTTGCGATGACCAGAAGGATACCCAGCACTCCCAGGGCGATCCCCTTGGCCACGTAACCTACGGTGCCCAGTATGGTGACGGCCTTGCCAGCCGAACCGGAGGGCTTGCCCGACAGATTCTCCTCGAACTTCTGCGTGACGCCGCTGTAGACGAAGTACCCGCCAACCGCGAGGATACCGACGCCGGTTGCAAGGAGCAGTGCCGCTCCAACCGGGTTTGCCATCAGGGCGGCGCTGGTGGACTGGGTGGATGAACCGCCGCCTCCTCCGCCCATTGCGTATTGTGCAAACGCGACACCGATCGCAGCGTAGACGACGGCCTTGCCGCCGTTCTTCAGGCGGTAGGTGATCTTGTCCTTGCTGTTGAGACGCTTCGGCGGAAAGAGCACTTCGCTGAGCAGGAACAGCGCCAGAGCAGCGCAGCCGATGAAACACACCCACAACAGGATCCCACCGCCTGGAGTGCCGGCAAGGGAGGCCATCGCGCCGTTCTGGTCCGCGCTGCCTGACCCTCCCCGCGCGACTCCGAGGGCGATGACGCCGATGAGGATGTGCAGCAGGCCTGCCGCGATATAACCTGCACGGGCAGCGATGATGAACGGCTTGGAATCGGAGGCGTCTTCGGCTCCGTCTGCAGCCTTCCGCGCCTGTCGGCTCACTTCTCCCATGTGCACTCCTTGATCGTGGTCCCTCTAGTGTGTCACCGCTTCGCTGTACGCTCACTACGTGGATGCAGAACAGCTTCGGGCGGCGTGTCTGGCCTTTCCCGGCACGTTCGAGGACTTCCCGTTCGGCCCGGACGCCTCCGTTTTCAAGGTGCACGCTCCGGGCGGTCCGGCGAAGATGTTCGCACTCTCGGACTTCGGATCACCGGCCCTGTCCATCAGCCTCAAGTGCGAGCCTGACCTCGCCGAACAGCTGCGCGCTGCACACCCCGAGATCACCGGAGCCTGGCACATGAACAAGACCCATTGGAACGGCGTGGACTGCACCGGATCCCTTCCCGATGACATGCTCCGCGACATGATTGAGGACTCCTACGACCTCGTGGTGGCAGCACTCCCGAAGAAGGACCGCGACTCACTCGGCTGGTCCCGGCTGACACGGGGCAGCGATGCCTGACATCACCCACACAGCAATCGGCTGGACGCAGTCTGGCGCGTGGCCGGCAGGCTTCCGGCCTATGCGTCACCGTATCCGTGTGGGCACCGGGGAAGCGGCGTACCGCCGGTTGGCCGAGGGAATCCTCACCTTCGAACTCCACCGCCGCTCCAAACTGCGCATCACGGCGGAGCCGCGTGCCGCCGTCGGAGGCACCGTGGTGGTGGGGT belongs to Arthrobacter tumbae and includes:
- a CDS encoding CoA-binding protein; this translates as MPHSNDPATIKRLLTTPARWAVVGLSNNPRRAAMGVSRFLIDQLGMDVVPVSLKGDDVYGRTGYKRLADVPGEIDVVDCFVNSQRVGAVVDDAIAVGAKAVWLQLGVIDEAAAQRAADAGLEVVMNTCPAIEAPKLGL
- a CDS encoding MmcQ/YjbR family DNA-binding protein, yielding MDAEQLRAACLAFPGTFEDFPFGPDASVFKVHAPGGPAKMFALSDFGSPALSISLKCEPDLAEQLRAAHPEITGAWHMNKTHWNGVDCTGSLPDDMLRDMIEDSYDLVVAALPKKDRDSLGWSRLTRGSDA
- a CDS encoding alpha/beta fold hydrolase, whose protein sequence is MNFAATADGTRLAWRSDGSGSPLLLIAGQATALTGWEPIVPSLAETFQVIRFDHRGVGTSDDGPTGHLRTRDFAADALAILDAAGVERAHIYGHSMGGRVAQWLAIDHPDRVGALILAATSAGGFLGKNRDPDATRALTSGDPAQLEPLFFDADWAAAHSSAVRTFFTSRASKQAKRRHFRASTEHDARNLLGSVQAPTLILHGTNDPLTPLDNALALRELIPHSMLVKIVNGRHGFHLDHPETVDWIRRFVARKAPHL
- a CDS encoding GlxA family transcriptional regulator, with the protein product MLKKVVVVALPGVTPFEFGVACEVFGVDRSTRGVGIPAFDFSICTPSPGLVPTGLGFSISVEQDLAALETADLVIMPPFGIDAPGQQEVHAALQAAHQRGAWVLSVCSGAFALAEAGLLNGRRATTHWLHAHRLAEQYPEIHVDENVLYVQDGTIITSAGTAAGIDACLHLVRTELGAAAATSIARSMVVPPHRAGGQAQYIDRPISVAQCDTLEDILVWMDEHLDEEHSVSALAARAHMSERTFARRFKAETGTTPAAWLTAQRILRAQTLLEESDLGIETIARETGFGQAVLLRHHFQRALGTSPAAYRRTFRGHPAPAQNPDARNLQPA
- a CDS encoding DUF1206 domain-containing protein — translated: MGEVSRQARKAADGAEDASDSKPFIIAARAGYIAAGLLHILIGVIALGVARGGSGSADQNGAMASLAGTPGGGILLWVCFIGCAALALFLLSEVLFPPKRLNSKDKITYRLKNGGKAVVYAAIGVAFAQYAMGGGGGGSSTQSTSAALMANPVGAALLLATGVGILAVGGYFVYSGVTQKFEENLSGKPSGSAGKAVTILGTVGYVAKGIALGVLGILLVIATVRNNPEESTGLDGALKSLQEQPFGVWILGAVALGLIAYGVFMIVRSRYQRM